The Chloroflexaceae bacterium DNA window CGCGCAACGAAACCCTGGTGCAGGTGCTGGCCGACCATGGCCTGATCGAGCGACTGGGCTACGGCATTGACCGCATGCTGCGCCAGATGGCCGAGGCCGGCCTGCCCCCGCCGATCTTCCGCGAAACCGCCGCTGGCTTCCTCGTCACCCTGATCGGCCAGCCCGTGGAGGACCTGAGCGTCGAGGGGCTGGACACGCGCGAATGGGCGCGCATGGGCCTCAACGAGCGGCAGATCGCCGCCCTGCTCTTCGTGATGGACCAGCGGCGCATCACCAACCGCGACCTGCAGGAGCAGTTCCCCGAGGTCAGCGCCGAGAGCATCCGCCGCGACCTTGCCGACCTGGTCGAGCGGGGGATGCTGTTGAAGATCGGCGACAAACGGGCGACGTACTATATTTTGAAGTGATGCGTGGCGGGGGCGGGGAAACCGGGTTTCCCCGCTCTTGTAGCACATTTAGCGCAGCCCGGCCGCGCGCAGCAGCGCGTCGGCCCAGGCTGCGTCGTCGTCTTCGAGCGGAGGGTCAGGGGTGGCGCGGTAGTCTATGCGCGCATCATACCCGGCGCGATCATACAGATCGTGCAGGATACGGTTAAGCTCAAGCTCCGGCTCCTTATCGCCCGGACGCAGCGGCACGCGAATAGCGGGCAGGGGCTGGCGAAGCGTACCGATCAGCAACTCGGCCCGGGGCCGCTGGTCGGCGCGGCTGACCAGGATGCGGTAGTCGCCGCGTTCGGGCGCGCCGCGGAGCGGCATAGCCTGACCGCCGCGCAGCAGGTCAATCTCAACCAGGTGGGTCATCGAAGCCAGCACCGCCCGCCGTTTACGCAGGTAAAGCTCGCGTCCCTCGCCGGGGCGCTTATTCGTGGGCGAGAGGATCTCGATCAACGTCACGACCTGGTGATTGGCGACCGAGCGCACCTCCAGGTAGGTTTCGCGAATCTGGTCAGGCAGATCCAGCTCGACGATAATTGCGCCCATCTCACCGGCGCGCTGCGGCTGGCTCGCTGGCGCCTCGCCGCTGGAGGACCGGATCACCGCCGCGTGGGCTCGCCCTGCCAGCACAAGCTCGCCCGGCTCGACGATGTAGGTGCGCTCCTCAATCGCAACGTAGTAATCAGGGCGCACCTGGGGCTGGAGTTCATCACGCAGGGCGACGATCAGGCTCTTGTGCAGATCCGGCCAGAGGGCCGGACGTTCGAGGAACGGATCCATTCCAGGAAAGGGTGATCCCATCGCTCCTGCTCTCGCGTGATGCGCCGCCGGGTGAAGGGTACTGGTGGCTTAGAATCACCAGTCCGTTCTTGCCTAACGTGAGCAATGACAGTAACTCTGCGGTAAGAGCAGGTGTGTACGATGAGACTGATGCAACGGTCATTCTTGATCCTTTCGCAGCAGTTTACTGTAACCGGCGACTACTTCGCTGAGCCTGTAATAAAAGTGAACAACAGCTGGGGCGGGATGCAAGGAGCTAACCGCGTAACTTTCAGTGTTCGGAGGTAGGGCGCTAAGCTCGCTTTGTCGCTGGTTCAGGCGGGAACAGGCGGACGCATAGCCGTCGAAAACTATAGGAAGCCATAGCAGGCGAACGCCTATCCGTCTAACCA harbors:
- a CDS encoding DUF4058 family protein, which encodes MGSPFPGMDPFLERPALWPDLHKSLIVALRDELQPQVRPDYYVAIEERTYIVEPGELVLAGRAHAAVIRSSSGEAPASQPQRAGEMGAIIVELDLPDQIRETYLEVRSVANHQVVTLIEILSPTNKRPGEGRELYLRKRRAVLASMTHLVEIDLLRGGQAMPLRGAPERGDYRILVSRADQRPRAELLIGTLRQPLPAIRVPLRPGDKEPELELNRILHDLYDRAGYDARIDYRATPDPPLEDDDAAWADALLRAAGLR